The window GGATACAAAGGGCAATATTTACCATGGCAGAAACCTGGATTATCCCCACAGTGTGCTCAGAAATCTTACTCTAGAtgtactttttattaaaaatggaaaGGTAAtagtgtttattatattatatttcattacattattCTCTTGAATCTGAAAGTAGTTTTTCTTCAGGTGGCATACAGAGGAACCACTTTTGCTGGTTATGTTGGGCTGTGGACAGGACAAAGCCCCAACAAGTTCACAGTGTCTGGCAACCAACGCAGtaggttgataaaaaaaaaaaaaaaaaagggagatgtGTAGTGGATGTTTTGTGgttttaatttacatatatatttttttacaggtaAGGGACATTGGTGGGAGAATGTAATTTCagcagttttattaaaaagttctcCAGTTAGCTGGCTAGTGCGAGAGGTAAGGGAaccaatgtatataaaataaaaaataaaattcagtatATCAAAGTACTGGTGCAATAATTACTAATTGGCTGTTAAGAGACTTTATCGCATTAAATGAATCTGTATATCACTGATTCTCTTTAGACTCTGGAAGCAGCTGTGGATTTCCAGGATGCAGCAGTGAGACTGGCCAAGGTGCCGATCATCACAGATGTTTATTACATTTTGGGtggtgttcatgatggtgaggGTATGGTCATCACCAGAGACCGGAGCGGGTCAGCCGACATCTGGCCTCTGGATCCACTTCAGGGAAAGTATGCAGAaaccattgtttttaaatgacaaaatttacAATTGTTGTAATGAAAGCCAAAAAGTGATGATGATGCAACAGTAGGCTCTCGTTCATATAATGCTAGTATTTCCTGAAGCGTTTTACATTACTAAACCTGTGATTTTTACTGTTGCTTGTTTTAGCTGGTATAGAGTTGAAACCAATTATGACCACTGGCTTCCCGCCCCTAAACAGGATGACCGAAGGCAAGCACacagtacatttttatcaatAACATAATGTGAGGTGATTATTTCACAGATGGTTTTAACATCCCCTGGACTTTTTTACAGAGATGTGGCCATGAAAGCTTTGAATGCCACTGGTCAAAACCATATTAGTATGGATTCTCTGTATAAGGTATATGGACAAATCCATTTTTGCTGCCTGTTATTGTCATAGATTATGGCATTTATTTCTGTCCCACTCTGTTAATACTACAAAATGTTATTATcgcaattttaaatgttttcagtataGAAGTAATTTCTGGATTCTGGAGATTTCCAGGTTTGTGAAAGCATGCACTCTTATTACATAATTTATTgacttattcattttcattttcactgttACAGGTTTTATCGGTGCATCCAGTATGTAAACGGTAAGGAGGACAGTAATGCAGCATTTCACCTATCACGTGATATTTTATGATTGTGTAGCGGTCTCACATAGAGTGCTCATTTCTCGTATGTGGTCGTTCAAATCTGATCATACTTCCTCACTGAAGTTATAATATTATAATCTAACAATCATCGCAATGCAGAATTTAGGATTTTCCTGGAGAGTTTGCAGAAACCCGTCATTTGAAGACTTCACACTACTATTCACACTTAATATTTCACAGAGACTCTGTTGTTGAAGCCAATCAGCTGTAAATCTGAACAGTCCAAGCATTGATCTCTGTTGAACTCTCGCCCTCTTTCATGTCTGGTGCCCAACAACTCAACACTGATTCTTAACTCATCtctatatctatttatatatccGAGTACTATTTTTCCTGAAAATCATTTTGTACACTGATGTTTGTGCATTAGTTTAAAGTTGTTGGGTGGTTAAGTGTTTATGAAAGAGGTGTCTTTAGCTTTCTGTAATAAAGCTTTTTAATGTGAGTATGATCTTCCTTCCAGGAGCACTGTTTATACGACCGTCATGAGTGCCGGCACTCCTGAGAAGTATACAACAGTTGTCAGAGATGTAAGAACAAACATTAATACatgatttttaaaacataaaacataagatTCACTTTACATATGGTACCACCATCGTGTCATGTGGTATTCTTTCATGAAGTCTAGTTGGCTGGTTTGTTAACATAAGTGTTTTTGTTGAATGAAGCAATATTTCTCTCCTAATGTAAGAGTTTGCTATAGCTTCTCTGATATCATTTTGACATTAAGGGGTTTTGCAACCCTCAGCTGACATCAGTCTGTCAGCTGTTGCAAGGAGCAAGCACAGGAATCTTTTCTATGCTTTGGAAACTTCTGTATCTTGCAATCATTAGTCTAGGAACTGTGGCTTACTGACATTATctttttcagattttcttttcttcataAATACAGTTAATGGTCTTTCCTTTCTGTTCACAGACGTGCGTGTGAAGGAATGAGACGTTCTCTTGACCAGCTCCGCCAGACTTTTCACCCAGCTTAGTTCTGTGCAACAAATTCTTCTTCTCTTCTGCATTTCACAATGGAATGAGTCGTATTTTAATATCTGAAATGGAGGGCTGCTCAatattggggaaaaaaaactg of the Carassius gibelio isolate Cgi1373 ecotype wild population from Czech Republic chromosome A5, carGib1.2-hapl.c, whole genome shotgun sequence genome contains:
- the LOC127998243 gene encoding N-acylethanolamine-hydrolyzing acid amidase; protein product: MKLQICVFLGVTVFCVSTADFSPPVVNISLDVPDFQRWAPLKNLYDIDFLRKAASEVIDSTVPKWVHEAVKPIVKALEKYIPLPYAGEIRGMASFYGADIVDIVLLNFAYEVSAFCTSIVTQDTKGNIYHGRNLDYPHSVLRNLTLDVLFIKNGKVAYRGTTFAGYVGLWTGQSPNKFTVSGNQRSKGHWWENVISAVLLKSSPVSWLVRETLEAAVDFQDAAVRLAKVPIITDVYYILGGVHDGEGMVITRDRSGSADIWPLDPLQGNWYRVETNYDHWLPAPKQDDRRDVAMKALNATGQNHISMDSLYKVLSVHPVCKRSTVYTTVMSAGTPEKYTTVVRDTCV